From Elaeis guineensis isolate ETL-2024a chromosome 16, EG11, whole genome shotgun sequence, a single genomic window includes:
- the LOC105059193 gene encoding transcriptional corepressor LEUNIG_HOMOLOG isoform X4 — translation MAQSNWEADKMLDVYIYDYLVKRNLQTTAKAFMAEGKVAADPVAIDAPGGFLFEWWSVFWDIFIARTNEKHSEVAAAYIEAQQIKAREHQQQLQMQQLQLMQQRHAHMQRNNANHPSLSGPINAINSDGILGSPTASVLAARMYEERLKNPHSMESEVSPQLLDASRMALLKSAGNHPGQLIQSNPGNVSATLQQIQARTQQTSDIKSEANLGMAQRSLPMDPSSVYGQGIIQSKSGLSGAGLNQGVSGLPLKGWPLTGLDQLRPNIGPQMQKPFLSTQSQFQLMSQQQQQQFLAQAQAQGNLGSSPNYGDLDPRRFRALPRGGLNVKDVQPTGTDGSIGSPLQSNSPKLKAAQMQHSSAQQSQEQLQQQQQLQQLFIKNIQSNRKRKQPSSSGAANSTGTGNTVGPSPNSPPSTPSTHNTGEGVAMAGNIHHVNNMPKSLMMYGTDGTGLASASNQMDDLEHFGDVASLDDNVESFLSHDDGDARDIFAALKRSPAEPNPGSSKGFTFSEVSSIRISNNKVVCCHFSSDGKLLASAGHEKKAILWNMDTYQTESTPEEHTSIITDVRFRPNSSQLATSSFDRTVRLWNAEDPSYCLHTFSGHNSQVTSLDFHPKKTDLLCSCDSNGEIRFWSVDQFSCSRVSKGGTVQVRFQPNIGQYLAAAAENVVSIFDVETDRKIYTLQRHTKEVQSICCDNSGELLASVSQDCVKVWSLSRGDCIHELNSNGNKFHSCVFHPNYPDILVIGGYQSLLLWNVMENQTLSVAAHEGLIAALAQSQATGMVASASHDNSVKLWK, via the exons ATGGCGCAGAGTAACTGGGAAGCGGATAAGAT GCTTGatgtttatatttatgattatctgGTGAAACGAAATCTACAAACGACAGCGAAAGCTTTTATGGCCGAGGGAAAGGTTGCTGCTGATCCAGTAG CAATTGATGCTCCGGGAGGTTTTCTCTTTGAATGGTGGTCTGTTTTTTGGGATATCTTCATTGCAAGGACTAATGAAAAGCATTCTGAGGTTGCTGCAGCTTATATAGAG GCGCAACAAATAAAGGCGAGAGAACACCAACAACAGTTACAGATGCAGCAATTGCAACTCATGCAGCAGCGACATGCTCATATGCAGAGAAATAATGCTAATCACCCTTCTCTTAGTGGTCCCATAAATGCGATAAATTCTGATGGAATTCTCGGTTCCCCAACTGCCAGTGTCTTAGCTGCAAGGATGTATGAAGAACGTTTAAAGAATCCACATTCAATGGAGTCTGAGGTGTCCCCTCAGCTTCTCGATGCTAGCAGGATGGCCCTTCTTAAGTCAGCAGGGAACCATCCAGG GCAGTtaatccaaagcaatccaggcaATGTATCTGCAACGCTGCAGCAAATTCAGGCACGAACCCAACAGACAAGT GACATTAAAAGTGAGGCTAACTTGGGTATGGCTCAAAGATCTTTGCCGATGGATCCATCCTCAGTATATGGACAGGGTATTATCCAGTCAAAATCTGGATTAAGTGGGGCCG GATTGAACCAAGGCGTCAGTGGTCTTCCATTGAAGGGCTGGCCTTTGACT ggGCTTGATCAACTACGTCCAAACATAGGCCCACAAATGCAGAAGCCTTTTTTATCTACACAATCTCAGTTTCAGCTTATGTCACAGCAGCAACAACAACAATTCTTGGCACAAGCCCAGGCTCAAGGAAATCTTGGTAGCTCTCCCAACTATGGAGATTTGGATCCTAGAAGATTTAGGGCCTTACCTAGGGGTGGCTTGAATGTGAAAGATGTTCAACCCACTGGAACTGATGGATCAATAGGTTCCCCACTTCAGTCAAATTCACCAAAG TTGAAGGCAGCCCAGATGCAGCACTCCTCTGCTCAACAATCACAGGAACAACTCCAGCAGCAGCAACAGTTGCAACAG TTGTTTATTAAGAATATCCAGAGTAATAGGAAAAGGAAACAGCCTTCTTCATCAGGAGCTGCGAACAGTACTGGAACAGGCAACACGGTTGGCCCTTCTCCCAACTCCCCTCCATCAACTCCCTCAACCCATAATACTGGTGAAGGAGTGGCAATGGCTGGAAATATACATCATGTCAACAATATGCCAAAAAGTTTGATGATGTATGGTACAGATGGAACAGGACTTGCCTCAGCTTCAAATCAGATG GATGATCTGGAACATTTTGGAGATGTTGCTTCTTTGGATGATAATGTAGAATCGTTTTTATCGCATGATGATGGAGATGCTAGAGATATATTTGCTGCACTAAAAAGAAGTCCTGCAGAGCCCAATCCGGGGTCTTCAAAGG GTTTTACATTCAGTGAGGTTAGCTCTATCCGCATAAGCAACAACAAAGTTGTCTGCTGCCACTTTTCTTCAGATGGGAAGTTGCTGGCAAGTGCTGGGCATGAAAAGAAG GCTATTCTCTGGAACATGGATACTTATCAGACTGAGAGCACTCCTGAAGAACACACTTCAATTATTACAGATGTTCGTTTTAGGCCAAACTCATCTCAGCTGGCAACATCTTCTTTTGATAGGACTGTGCGACTGTGGAATGCAGAAGAT CCTAGTTATTGTTTGCATACATTCAGTGGACACAACTCCCAAGTGACGTCTCTTGATTTTCATCCAAAGAAGACAGATCTCCTGTGCTCTTGTGATAGCAATGGTGAAATTCGATTCTGGAGTGTCGACCAGTTTTCATGCTCACGTGTTTCTAAG GGTGGTACAGTGCAAGTTAGGTTTCAGCCTAACATCGGACAGTATTTAGCAGCAGCAGCGGAGAATGTGGTGTCTATTTTTGATGTTGAGACAGACAGAAAGATATACACATTGCAG AGACATACCAAGGAGGTACAATCTATTTGCTGTGACAATAGTGGGGAGCTTCTAGCATCTGTTAGTCAGGATTGTGTGAAGGTGTGGTCATTATCAAGAGGAGACTGCATTCATGAGCTAAACTCAAATGGAAACAAGTTTCATTCATGTGTTTTTCATCCAAACTATCCAGATATTTTGGTTATCGGGGGGTATCAG TCCTTGTTGCTGTGGAATGTGATGGAGAACCAAACCTTGTCGGTCGCGGCACACGAAGGTCTGATTGCAGCATTGGCACAGTCACAAGCCACAGGAATGGTGGCCTCTGCTAGCCATGACAACTCTGTTAAGCTGTGGAAGTAA
- the LOC105059193 gene encoding transcriptional corepressor LEUNIG_HOMOLOG isoform X6 translates to MAQSNWEADKMLDVYIYDYLVKRNLQTTAKAFMAEGKVAADPVAIDAPGGFLFEWWSVFWDIFIARTNEKHSEVAAAYIEAQQIKAREHQQQLQMQQLQLMQQRHAHMQRNNANHPSLSGPINAINSDGILGSPTASVLAARMYEERLKNPHSMESEVSPQLLDASRMALLKSAGNHPGQLIQSNPGNVSATLQQIQARTQQTSDIKSEANLGMAQRSLPMDPSSVYGQGIIQSKSGLSGAGLNQGVSGLPLKGWPLTGLDQLRPNIGPQMQKPFLSTQSQFQLMSQQQQQQFLAQAQAQGNLGSSPNYGDLDPRRFRALPRGGLNVKDVQPTGTDGSIGSPLQSNSPKLKAAQMQHSSAQQSQEQLQQQQQLQQSNRKRKQPSSSGAANSTGTGNTVGPSPNSPPSTPSTHNTGEGVAMAGNIHHVNNMPKSLMMYGTDGTGLASASNQMDDLEHFGDVASLDDNVESFLSHDDGDARDIFAALKRSPAEPNPGSSKGFTFSEVSSIRISNNKVVCCHFSSDGKLLASAGHEKKAILWNMDTYQTESTPEEHTSIITDVRFRPNSSQLATSSFDRTVRLWNAEDPSYCLHTFSGHNSQVTSLDFHPKKTDLLCSCDSNGEIRFWSVDQFSCSRVSKGGTVQVRFQPNIGQYLAAAAENVVSIFDVETDRKIYTLQRHTKEVQSICCDNSGELLASVSQDCVKVWSLSRGDCIHELNSNGNKFHSCVFHPNYPDILVIGGYQSLLLWNVMENQTLSVAAHEGLIAALAQSQATGMVASASHDNSVKLWK, encoded by the exons ATGGCGCAGAGTAACTGGGAAGCGGATAAGAT GCTTGatgtttatatttatgattatctgGTGAAACGAAATCTACAAACGACAGCGAAAGCTTTTATGGCCGAGGGAAAGGTTGCTGCTGATCCAGTAG CAATTGATGCTCCGGGAGGTTTTCTCTTTGAATGGTGGTCTGTTTTTTGGGATATCTTCATTGCAAGGACTAATGAAAAGCATTCTGAGGTTGCTGCAGCTTATATAGAG GCGCAACAAATAAAGGCGAGAGAACACCAACAACAGTTACAGATGCAGCAATTGCAACTCATGCAGCAGCGACATGCTCATATGCAGAGAAATAATGCTAATCACCCTTCTCTTAGTGGTCCCATAAATGCGATAAATTCTGATGGAATTCTCGGTTCCCCAACTGCCAGTGTCTTAGCTGCAAGGATGTATGAAGAACGTTTAAAGAATCCACATTCAATGGAGTCTGAGGTGTCCCCTCAGCTTCTCGATGCTAGCAGGATGGCCCTTCTTAAGTCAGCAGGGAACCATCCAGG GCAGTtaatccaaagcaatccaggcaATGTATCTGCAACGCTGCAGCAAATTCAGGCACGAACCCAACAGACAAGT GACATTAAAAGTGAGGCTAACTTGGGTATGGCTCAAAGATCTTTGCCGATGGATCCATCCTCAGTATATGGACAGGGTATTATCCAGTCAAAATCTGGATTAAGTGGGGCCG GATTGAACCAAGGCGTCAGTGGTCTTCCATTGAAGGGCTGGCCTTTGACT ggGCTTGATCAACTACGTCCAAACATAGGCCCACAAATGCAGAAGCCTTTTTTATCTACACAATCTCAGTTTCAGCTTATGTCACAGCAGCAACAACAACAATTCTTGGCACAAGCCCAGGCTCAAGGAAATCTTGGTAGCTCTCCCAACTATGGAGATTTGGATCCTAGAAGATTTAGGGCCTTACCTAGGGGTGGCTTGAATGTGAAAGATGTTCAACCCACTGGAACTGATGGATCAATAGGTTCCCCACTTCAGTCAAATTCACCAAAG TTGAAGGCAGCCCAGATGCAGCACTCCTCTGCTCAACAATCACAGGAACAACTCCAGCAGCAGCAACAGTTGCAACAG AGTAATAGGAAAAGGAAACAGCCTTCTTCATCAGGAGCTGCGAACAGTACTGGAACAGGCAACACGGTTGGCCCTTCTCCCAACTCCCCTCCATCAACTCCCTCAACCCATAATACTGGTGAAGGAGTGGCAATGGCTGGAAATATACATCATGTCAACAATATGCCAAAAAGTTTGATGATGTATGGTACAGATGGAACAGGACTTGCCTCAGCTTCAAATCAGATG GATGATCTGGAACATTTTGGAGATGTTGCTTCTTTGGATGATAATGTAGAATCGTTTTTATCGCATGATGATGGAGATGCTAGAGATATATTTGCTGCACTAAAAAGAAGTCCTGCAGAGCCCAATCCGGGGTCTTCAAAGG GTTTTACATTCAGTGAGGTTAGCTCTATCCGCATAAGCAACAACAAAGTTGTCTGCTGCCACTTTTCTTCAGATGGGAAGTTGCTGGCAAGTGCTGGGCATGAAAAGAAG GCTATTCTCTGGAACATGGATACTTATCAGACTGAGAGCACTCCTGAAGAACACACTTCAATTATTACAGATGTTCGTTTTAGGCCAAACTCATCTCAGCTGGCAACATCTTCTTTTGATAGGACTGTGCGACTGTGGAATGCAGAAGAT CCTAGTTATTGTTTGCATACATTCAGTGGACACAACTCCCAAGTGACGTCTCTTGATTTTCATCCAAAGAAGACAGATCTCCTGTGCTCTTGTGATAGCAATGGTGAAATTCGATTCTGGAGTGTCGACCAGTTTTCATGCTCACGTGTTTCTAAG GGTGGTACAGTGCAAGTTAGGTTTCAGCCTAACATCGGACAGTATTTAGCAGCAGCAGCGGAGAATGTGGTGTCTATTTTTGATGTTGAGACAGACAGAAAGATATACACATTGCAG AGACATACCAAGGAGGTACAATCTATTTGCTGTGACAATAGTGGGGAGCTTCTAGCATCTGTTAGTCAGGATTGTGTGAAGGTGTGGTCATTATCAAGAGGAGACTGCATTCATGAGCTAAACTCAAATGGAAACAAGTTTCATTCATGTGTTTTTCATCCAAACTATCCAGATATTTTGGTTATCGGGGGGTATCAG TCCTTGTTGCTGTGGAATGTGATGGAGAACCAAACCTTGTCGGTCGCGGCACACGAAGGTCTGATTGCAGCATTGGCACAGTCACAAGCCACAGGAATGGTGGCCTCTGCTAGCCATGACAACTCTGTTAAGCTGTGGAAGTAA